From the genome of Eucalyptus grandis isolate ANBG69807.140 chromosome 2, ASM1654582v1, whole genome shotgun sequence, one region includes:
- the LOC104424180 gene encoding pentatricopeptide repeat-containing protein At3g22690 — MALSSLATLCSSPPVSAVRDSPTVSNLNGLSPVADDAAAPTAFLRSGGGGGDLKEIKQLHCCVAKKGPTHNNELIAKCAEVGTPESLDYALKVFEGWKEDECVAGSLFVCNSLIRACSFAGLGERAILVFVRMLEMGVMPDKYTFPFLLSACTKVSWFREGVQVHGAIVKMGFAGDMFVANTLIHFHFECGDVVDGRRLFDKMPERNVVSWTSLICGYSRRDCPKEAVSLFFDMVEAGAVPNSVTMVCVIAACAKLQDLKLGERVHSYIGNLDIEPNGHMVSALVDMYMKCGAFVTAKRIFDCCVERNLVLYNTIMSHYVKRGMAREALAVLDEMLEQGPQPDRVTMLSAISASAALNELFFGKACHGYILRNGLQEKDDNINNAMIDMYMKCGESGLACTIFNSMSNKTVVSWNSLLAGYVKIGDVRSTREIFDEMPERDLVSWNIMIGGLVQESLFEEAIEFFRMMQREGIKADKVTIVSVASACGNLGSLGLAKWIYHYTEENVIERDMLLDTAFVDMFGRCGDPKMAVQIFEKMEKRDVSSWTAIICAMATEGNGKQALELFKEMLTQGVEPDDVTFVGLLTACSHSGLVEQGRRLFQSMEEVYGISPKVVHYGCVVDLLGRAGLLEEALDFIKSMPIEPNDIIWGSLLSSCRTHKNVEIAAYAANRIPELTSDRTGIPVVLSNIYASEGKWSEVAKVRLKMKERGMHKVPGSSSTEVNGVVHQFSSGDESHPEMSRIAQMLDEINCKLWDAGHVPDLRNVLLDVDDHEKKFLLSRHSEKLAIAYTLISTGQKMPVRVVKNLRTCSDCHTYAKLVSKVYDREISIRDNNRFHFFKEGFCSCGDFW; from the coding sequence ATGGCTCTCTCAAGCCTCGCCACCCTCTGCTCGTCTCCCCCCGTCTCGGCCGTCCGGGACTCGCCGACCGTCTCCAACCTCAATGGGCTCTCCCCCGTCGCGGACGACGCGGCCGCCCCGACCGCCTTCCtcaggagcggcggcggcgggggggaCCTGAAGGAGATCAAGCAGTTGCACTGCTGCGTCGCCAAGAAAGGCCCGACCCACAATAACGAGCTTATCGCCAAGTGCGCCGAAGTGGGCACGCCCGAGAGCCTGGACTACGCGCTCAAGGTGTTTGAAGGGTGGAAGGAGGACGAGTGCGTCGCCGGGTCGTTGTTCGTGTGCAATTCTTTGATCAGAGCTTGCTCTTTCGCCGGGCTGGGGGAGAGGGCCATCTTGGTGTTCGTTCGGATGTTGGAGATGGGCGTGATGCCGGACAAATACACTTTCCCGTTCCTGTTGAGCGCTTGCACGAAGGTTTCGTGGTTTCGCGAGGGGGTCCAAGTTCACGGGGCGATAGTGAAGATGGGATTCGCGGGGGATATGTTTGTGGCGAACACTTTGattcattttcactttgaatgcgGAGATGTTGTCGATGGCCGCAGgttgtttgataaaatgcctgAGAGGAATGTCGTTTCCTGGACCAGTCTGATTTGTGGTTACTCCCGGAGGGACTGTCCGAAGGAGGCGGTTTCGTTGTTCTTTGATATGGTGGAGGCAGGTGCGGTGCCCAACTCGGTTACGATGGTGTGCGTGATTGCTGCGTGTGCCAAGTTGCAGGATCTTAAATTAGGCGAGCGGGTTCATTCTTATATCGGCAATTTAGATATTGAGCCTAATGGTCATATGGTGAGTGCTCTTGTTGACATGTACATGAAATGTGGAGCTTTTGTTACTGCAAAGCGGATTTTTGACTGTTGTGTTGAGAGGAATTTGGTCTTGTATAACACAATCATGTCGCACTATGTCAAAAGAGGAATGGCAAGGGAAGCATTAGCTGTCCTGGATGAAATGCTGGAACAGGGACCTCAACCAGATAGGGTAACAATGTTGTCCGCAATCTCAGCAAGTGCCGCTTTAAATGAACTCTTCTTTGGGAAGGCTTGCCATGGTTACATTTTGAGAAATGGATTACAAGAAAAAGACGATAACATTAACAATGCAATGATCGACATGTACATGAAATGTGGCGAATCAGGACTAGCCTGCACGATTTTCAATTCTATGTCAAATAAAACTGTTGTGTCGTGGAATTCACTACTTGCAGGTTATGTTAAAATCGGTGATGTGAGATCAACTAGGGAGATCTTTGATGAGATGCCTGAAAGAGATCTGGTATCTTGGAACATCATGATTGGTGGTTTAGTTCAGGAGAGTTTATTTGAGGAAGCAATTGAGTTTTTCCGGATGATGCAGAGGGAGGGAATAAAAGCAGATAAAGTGACAATAGTCAGTGTTGCATCTGCCTGTGGAAATTTAGGTTCTCTAGGTCTTGCAAAGTGGATTTATCATTACACAGAAGAAAATGTTATTGAACGTGATATGCTCCTTGACACAGCCTTTGTAGACATGTTTGGTCGGTGCGGTGATCCAAAGATGGCAGTGCAAATATTtgagaagatggagaaaagGGATGTGTCATCTTGGACTGCAATAATCTGTGCGATGGCCACGGAAGGAAACGGCAAACAAGCACTAGAGCTGTTCAAGGAGATGCTTACTCAAGGAGTTGAACCCGATGACGTGACATTTGTCGGACTCCTTACAGCATGCAGCCACAGCGGATTAGTTGAACAAGGCCGCCGACTTTTCCAGTCCATGGAGGAGGTATATGGTATTTCACCTAAGGTGGTTCATTATGGATGCGTGGTTGATTTGCTTGGCCGAGCTGGACTGTTGGAGGAAGCACTAGACTTCATAAAGAGCATGCCAATTGAACCCAATGACATTATCTGGGGTTCACTTCTATCATCATGCCGGACTCACAAGAATGTGGAGATTGCGGCTTATGCTGCCAACAGAATTCCTGAATTAACATCAGATAGGACTGGGATCCCAGTGGTTTTGTCAAACATATATGCGTCCGAGGGAAAATGGTCAGAAGTAGCAAAAGTGAGGctaaaaatgaaagagagagggatGCACAAGGTTCCGGGGTCGAGCTCCACAGAGGTAAATGGAGTAGTTCATCAGTTTTCCTCAGGAGATGAATCTCACCCGGAAATGAGCCGCATTGCCCAGATGCTGGATGAAATAAACTGCAAACTATGGGATGCAGGTCATGTTCCCGATCTGAGAAATGTTCTGCTTGATGTGGATGACCATGAGAAGAAGTTTTTGCTGAGTCGACACAGCGAGAAGCTGGCCATAGCTTACACACTTATTAGCACAGGTCAGAAGATGCCAGTCCGGGTTGTGAAGAATCTGAGAACATGCTCTGATTGCCACACATATGCTAAACTAGTGTCAAAAGTATATGATCGGGAAATCAGCATAAGAGATAATAACCGGTTTCACTTTTTCAAAGAAGGGTTTTGTTCCTGCGGTGATTTTTGGTAG
- the LOC104424162 gene encoding serine/threonine-protein kinase STY13 has product MDSAKTADSGGARTPEMPSSKIKGSGNLSSKDMFLRADKFDLRSLDIQLEKHLSRVWSRSVMENQRPKEEWEIDLSKLNIRYVVAQGTYGTVYRGTYDDKDVAVKLLDWGEDGLNTAAETAALRASFQQEVAVWHKLDHANVTKFVGASMGTANLKIPAKTGSGEASESHPTRACCVVVEYLQGGTLKQYLIRNSRKKLPFKDVIQLALDLSRGLNYLHSKKIVHRDVKTENMLLDSRRNLKIADFGVARVEAQNPGDMTGETGTLGYMAPEVLDGKPYNRSCDVYSFGICLWEIYCCDMPYPNLSFADVSSAVVLQNLRPEIPRCCPGALANIMRRCWDANPDKRLEMDEVVHLLEAIDTSKGGGMIPEDQARSGCFCFRPVRGP; this is encoded by the exons ATGGATTCCGCGAAAACAGCTGATTCTGGAGGAGCGAGAACACCAGAGATGCCGAGTTCAAAGATTAAGGGCTCCGGGAATTTGAGCAGCAAGGACATGTTTTTGAGGGCTGACAAGTTCGATCTGAGGAGTCTGGACATTCAATTGGAGAAGCATCTGAGCAGGGTCTGGTCAAGAAGCGTCATGGAGAACCAGAGGCCTAAAGAAGAGTGGGAGATTGATTTGTCCAAATTGAATATCAGATATGTTGTGGCTCAGGGTACTTATGGCACTGTGTACAGGGGCACGTATGATGATAAAGATGTTGCAG TGAAGTTGTTGGACTGGGGCGAGGATGGTCTTAACACAGCAGCTGAAACTGCTGCCTTGCGGGCATCGTTTCAGCAAGAGGTTGCTGTTTGGCACAAGCTTGACCATGCTAATGTGACAAAA TTTGTTGGAGCTTCTATGGGAACTGCGAATCTTAAAATCCCCGCAAAGACCGGTTCTGGTGAAGCTTCTGAATCTCATCCAACTAGAGCATGTTGTGTTGTTGTGGAGTATCTACAAGGAGGGACTCTAAAACAATACCTGATACGGAACAGCCGCAAGAAACTTCCCTTCAAGGATGTCATCCAGCTGGCTTTAGATCTCTCAAGAGG TTTGAACTATCTTCATTCAAAGAAGATCGTGCATCGAGATGTTAAGACAGAAAACATGTTACTAGATTCGAGAAGGAATCTGAAAATCGCTGATTTTGGAGTTGCACGTGTCGAAGCTCAAAATCCAGGAGATATGACCGGTGAAACTGGCACCCTTGGTTATATGGCTCCTGAG GTTCTTGATGGCAAGCCATATAATCGAAGTTGTGATGTCTACAGCTTCGGCATATGTTTATGGGAAATTTACTGTTGTGATATGCCATATCCGAATCTAAGTTTTGCCGATGTCTCATCTGCAGTGGTTTTGCAG AACTTGCGACCTGAAATTCCTCGATGCTGCCCTGGCGCTCTGGCAAACATCATGCGCAGATGTTGGGATGCAAACCCAGACAAACGTCTGGAAATGGATGAGGTGGTCCATTTGTTGGAGGCCATCGACACCAGCAAAGGCGGAGGGATGATTCCCGAAGATCAGGCTCGCAGCGGTTGCTTCTGTTTCCGTCCAGTTCGTGGtccttga
- the LOC104424191 gene encoding LOW QUALITY PROTEIN: DExH-box ATP-dependent RNA helicase DExH16, mitochondrial (The sequence of the model RefSeq protein was modified relative to this genomic sequence to represent the inferred CDS: inserted 1 base in 1 codon), with amino-acid sequence MAAALLRRRVSALGVSPFVKDNVESLWLWLELKGGCGTGVFKTKRHYGSCGSSRKFDFTDLKGGSSNNSNKLDLTDLTRPHTWYPXARKKRRKVILHVGPTNSGKTHSALKQLELSLSGVYCGPLRLLAWEVATRMNKAKVPCDLITGQEREEVEGAKHKSMTVEMADVTANYQCAVIDEIQMVGCKTRGYAFTRALLGLAADELHLCGDSAAVALVEDIVKVTGDDLEIHHYERLSPLVPLKVPLQSFSEIRKGDCMVTFSRRGIYRLKKQIERGGERRCAVVYGSLPPQTRTRQATMFNDANSEFDVLVASDAIGMGLNLQISRLIFSSMTKFDGVEFRELTVPEIKQIAGRAGRYGSKYPVGEVTCVDEEDLPLLHTALNAPSPTLERAGLFPTFDLLLLYSHLNPQFGFRQILEHFLENAKLSENYFIADCEDMLKVAAIVDELPLALHDKYLFCLSPVDVHDDISTQGLIQFAQNYAKRGMVHLREIFTPGTLQVPKTHTAMKELESIHKVLELYVWLSFRMEDSFPDSELAASQKAICGLLIEEFLEKYGLQMPRGKRLPLHKSSSSILQ; translated from the exons ATGGCTGCTGCGTTGCTCCGGCGGCGAGTCTCGGCTCTTGGTGTCTCTCCATTTGTCAAAG ATAATGTGGAGTCGCTTTGGCTGTGGCTGGAGTTGAAGGGCGGGTGTGGAACTGGGGTATTTAAGACGAAAAGGCACTATGGAAGCTGCGGCAGCTCCAGAAAGTTTGATTTCACAGACCTGAAAGGTGGAAGTAGCAACAATTCCAACAAGTTGGATCTCACGGACCTAAC TCGTCCTCATACATGGTACC TGGCACGGAAGAAAAGGCGCAAGGTCATTCTCCATGTAGGTCCTACTAACAGTGGCAAAACTCATTCTGCACTGAAGCAACTGGAGCTGAGTTTGTCAG GTGTATACTGTGGTCCCTTGAGGTTGTTGGCCTGGGAAGTGGCTACACGAATGAATAAAGCTAAAGTTCCTTGTGATTTGATTACGggacaagagagagaggaagttgAAGGCGCAAAGCACAAGTCTATGACAGTTGAGATGGCTGATGTTACGGCAAACTATCAATGTGCCGTTATTGACGAAATTCAG ATGGTGGGATGTAAGACGAGGGGATATGCGTTTACACGAGCACTACTGGGACTTGCTGCTGATGAGCTCCATCTTTGTGGAGATTCAGCGGCAGTTGCTCTTGTTGAAGATATAGTGAAAGTGACAGGCGATGATCTTGAG ATTCACCATTATGAGAGACTTTCACCTCTGGTCCCCCTGAAAGTCCCTTTGCAATCTTTTTCTGAAATACGAAAAGGCGATTGCATGGTCACCTTTTCCCGTCGTGGAATTTACCGATTAAAG AAGCAAATTGAAAGAGGGGGAGAGCGTCGTTGTGCTGTTGTTTATGGTTCATTGCCACCTCAGACTCGAACAAGACAG GCGACCATGTTCAATGACGCAAATAGCGAATTTGATGTTCTTGTTGCTAGTGATGCCATTGGAATGGGTCTCAATCTGCAAATTTCCAGGCTGATATTTTCATCGATGACAAAATTCGATGGTGTCGAGTTTCGTGAGCTAACTGTACCAGAGATTAAGCAAATTGCAG GGAGGGCCGGCAGGTATGGATCAAAATATCCTGTCGGTGAAGTGACTTGTGTTGACGAAGAGGATTTACCTTTGCTTCACACAGCTCTGAATGCCCCATCTCCTACTCTAGAG CGTGCAGGATTATTCCCAACCTTTGATCTTTTACTGTTGTACTCGCATTTAAACCCACAATTTGGTTTTCGGCAGATATTG GAGCATTTTCTAGAGAATGCCAAGCTATCTGAAAACTACTTCATTGCTGACTGCGAAGATATGTTG AAAGTGGCCGCTATTGTTGATGAGTTGCCCCTCGCTTTGCATGACAAGTACCTTTTTTGTCTCAG TCCAGTTGACGTTCACGATGACATCTCCACCCAAGGTCTTATACAG TTTGCACAGAACTATGCAAAGAGAGGCATGGTTCACCTCCGAGAAATATTTACTCCGGGGACACTTCAGGTGCCAAAAACGCATACAGCAATGAAGGAACTTGAATCAATTCACAAG GTCTTGGAGCTGTATGTATGGTTGAGTTTCCGAATGGAGGATTCATTCCCTGACTCTGAGCTGGCAGCTTCCCAGAAGGCTATCTGTGGCCT GTTGATCGAGGAGTTCCTGGAGAAATATGGGTTGCAGATGCCAAGGGGAAAAAGGTTGCCGTTGCACAAGAGCTCTAGTTCTATACTTCAGTAA